Proteins encoded within one genomic window of Methanosarcina barkeri str. Wiesmoor:
- a CDS encoding S-adenosyl-l-methionine hydroxide adenosyltransferase family protein codes for MPLISLTTDFGDLYPAAMKAVILRINPAAQIIDITHSIRQAGIREGAFTLYSLVRYFPQGTVHIGVVDPGVGTSRRALAIKAGPKGEEQFFVGPDNGLLIPAARHLGEIEVYEITNPEIMLKSGISATFHGRDIFAPAGAYLSKGTHIEAVGPEISDFVSLDFENFGIDGSFLVGEVIFADNFGNVITNIPEEVVLKFSNFGSQIEINSRRVPFVQTYGFVGQKKPLALIGSHGFLEIAVNKGNAALQFGLKSGDQVAIKIV; via the coding sequence TCGGAGACCTCTATCCCGCAGCCATGAAAGCCGTGATTTTGAGAATAAACCCGGCAGCACAGATTATCGACATAACCCATTCCATCCGGCAGGCCGGAATCCGAGAAGGAGCTTTTACGCTCTATTCCCTTGTTCGATATTTCCCGCAGGGAACCGTACATATCGGTGTTGTCGACCCTGGGGTAGGGACTTCCCGTCGTGCTCTTGCCATAAAAGCCGGTCCTAAAGGAGAAGAACAATTTTTTGTCGGTCCTGACAATGGCCTACTGATCCCTGCAGCTCGCCACCTTGGCGAAATTGAAGTATACGAGATCACAAATCCTGAAATTATGCTTAAATCAGGAATTTCTGCAACTTTCCATGGCAGGGATATTTTTGCGCCTGCAGGAGCTTACCTTTCAAAAGGCACACATATCGAGGCAGTCGGCCCTGAAATCTCGGATTTTGTTAGCCTTGATTTCGAAAATTTCGGAATTGACGGGTCCTTCCTTGTAGGCGAGGTTATTTTTGCAGACAACTTCGGAAATGTTATCACCAATATTCCCGAAGAAGTAGTTTTAAAATTCTCTAACTTTGGCTCGCAGATAGAAATAAACAGCAGAAGGGTCCCCTTTGTTCAGACCTATGGTTTTGTAGGGCAAAAAAAGCCCCTTGCCCTTATAGGCAGTCACGGCTTCCTGGAAATTGCCGTAAACAAAGGAAATGCTGCGCTTCAGTTCGGACTTAAAAGCGGGGATCAGGTCGCAATAAAGATCGTATAA
- a CDS encoding HEAT repeat domain-containing protein, protein MKLTTLKTYKLEVFFLFALVILSLFTLSGNGNADNSATSSGGTFWLPSTVMQSVAALYAVFIAIFILSLQSNRESTNSIANRIKPPLKIVSYTAAGTIYFNGLILIIFSFGSFSEAKMKVLLVSSLISMVLSLIAIVYTSINLLSNVSGLKTSSEKLVYISDLLRGQEGNPVSPLKQNEKDRQFCIKALDDENSEVRAIAAEALGQSRGPEVEKALIGLLEDKNSRVRITAARNLGRIRTENATEPLIKRLAVDKDPVFRACAIESLGNLKDKRAIEPLIKSLDDKVPEVRLTAARSLGILGGDKAEEALIAKLDKSSPELQKQIILALGNSGSKKAAGLKSKKATGALIYKLRDKDPELRKCTAESLGKLEDPESIDPLLECLGDTNPEVRNAAAYSLGTLRAEKATDALLGMLTEEDSELRITAVYALGNIGSRKAVDALLKTLDDSNPWVRRYAAEALAKIGDKKATAPLVKNLNDHDPEVRWATAEALRLLDKQNTR, encoded by the coding sequence ATGAAACTGACTACCTTGAAAACTTACAAGCTTGAAGTTTTCTTTTTATTTGCTCTGGTTATTTTGAGCTTATTTACCCTCTCAGGAAATGGAAATGCAGATAATTCTGCGACAAGCTCTGGGGGAACTTTCTGGCTTCCGTCAACAGTAATGCAATCAGTAGCCGCATTGTATGCCGTGTTTATTGCTATTTTTATACTCTCCCTGCAAAGCAACAGGGAAAGTACTAACTCGATTGCCAACCGGATAAAACCGCCCCTGAAGATAGTATCTTATACGGCAGCAGGGACAATCTATTTTAACGGACTTATACTAATTATTTTTAGCTTTGGCTCGTTTTCCGAAGCCAAAATGAAAGTTCTGTTAGTTTCCTCTCTTATTTCAATGGTTTTATCCCTTATAGCCATCGTTTACACTTCCATAAACTTGCTAAGCAACGTTTCAGGCTTAAAAACCTCATCTGAAAAACTAGTATATATCTCGGATCTTCTTAGAGGACAGGAAGGAAACCCCGTAAGCCCACTAAAACAAAACGAAAAAGATAGACAGTTCTGCATCAAAGCCCTTGATGATGAAAATTCTGAAGTCCGGGCAATTGCAGCCGAAGCCCTGGGCCAGTCAAGAGGTCCTGAAGTAGAAAAGGCACTTATTGGGCTCCTTGAGGACAAGAATTCCAGAGTAAGAATAACTGCAGCCAGAAACCTCGGTCGGATAAGAACCGAAAATGCAACAGAACCGCTAATTAAAAGGCTGGCTGTAGATAAAGACCCTGTATTCCGAGCATGTGCTATAGAATCCCTTGGAAACCTTAAAGACAAACGGGCAATTGAACCTTTAATTAAAAGCCTGGACGACAAAGTTCCCGAAGTCAGGTTAACTGCAGCCCGTTCCCTGGGAATCCTCGGTGGTGACAAGGCTGAAGAAGCCCTTATCGCAAAACTGGATAAGAGCTCTCCGGAATTACAGAAACAGATAATACTGGCTCTAGGAAACTCAGGCAGCAAAAAAGCTGCTGGACTTAAAAGTAAAAAAGCCACAGGAGCCCTTATTTACAAACTAAGAGATAAGGACCCCGAACTTCGAAAGTGTACAGCTGAATCCCTTGGTAAACTGGAAGATCCAGAGTCAATAGACCCACTTCTCGAATGCCTTGGTGATACGAATCCTGAAGTAAGAAATGCTGCTGCATATTCTCTGGGAACTCTCAGAGCTGAAAAAGCAACAGATGCTCTTCTGGGAATGCTGACCGAAGAAGATTCCGAACTCCGAATCACTGCAGTCTATGCCCTTGGGAATATAGGAAGCCGAAAAGCAGTTGATGCACTTCTAAAAACTCTAGACGACAGCAACCCCTGGGTCCGGCGGTACGCCGCAGAAGCCCTCGCAAAAATAGGCGATAAAAAAGCAACAGCCCCTCTTGTCAAAAACTTAAACGATCATGACCCTGAAGTCAGATGGGCTACGGCTGAAGCTTTAAGGTTGCTGGATAAGCAGAACACAAGGTAA